In Nicotiana tabacum cultivar K326 chromosome 17, ASM71507v2, whole genome shotgun sequence, one DNA window encodes the following:
- the LOC107780699 gene encoding lysine-specific demethylase JMJ18 isoform X1 produces the protein MCSRAQSEKKSMKEHPSRQAPKGENNIESSGSPRSRKVSARWNPGEACRPILQDAPVYYPNDEEFKDPLGYIASIRPYAQPYGICRIVPPASWSPPCPLREKNVWEFAKFSTRIQQVDLLQNREPMKKKKPRKRKRRWHSKMGSTRRQPRALGSESNTQSDNSDEKFGFQSGSDFTFEEFQIFAKEFKEFYFGMMDTEDGVCDKFKQDKVWQPSIEEIEGEYWRIIEKPTDEVEVYYGADLETGVFGSGFPQESLSSNASSLNQYAASCWNLNNLPRLPCSVLCFEECNISGVLIPWLYIGMCFSSFCWHVEDHHLYSLNYMHWGEPKIWYGVPGTHASALEDAMRKHLPDLFEEQPDLLHELVTQLSPSVLKSEGVPVYRAVQNPGEFVLTFPRAYHSGFNCGFNCAEAVNLAPVDWLEHGLTAVELYSKQRRKTSLSHDKLLIGAASEAIEALWELSVLKNLNSRNLRWKSFCGKDGMLTKAIKRRIEMEKERLERLVPHVRLQNMDRDFGLKDEQECFSCYYDLHLSAVGCKCSPEQFSCLKHANLMCSCKPEDKIILVRYNMDELNTLVQALEGKLGAIELWASKVSGFRSLNRRQHNFVKLDSEGDGLEMDPSMKNDDLPGSLREQKHNAKKQCRSLHSETHAFWSDQQKHLLCAPENLSKGTKEEAPATNGYHFDLDCNSLSNERGKKTNKTSTSIAIQEINGDLKEPTERDRVILVCDSGSSVSLATEKYLHLFSDDATNSYASNYSSGKKLFGVDLSMCSLRVRQNGILDTDKDSPSSKISEQKLTYHVDPLIFGSIVSGRLWCNKLAIFPKGFRSRVKFFDVLNPVIISCYICEILDGGLLGPLFKVSLEEHPDESFVGSSAQKCWEMVLQRVNKEITTKRNLGMQDLPPLQPEESINGLEMFGLLSPDIVQSIEALDENHQCLEYWNNKLKLKDGCENVKGSSGLWKSINVLEQPLVSRSAAVETGQGSGVKLAADEQQQANSVGSSRNHSSDNELQLVLRRLLSKADPEELKIMHKILCSGSTSPEWRVAFATLTQEIQRNM, from the exons ATGTGCTCCAGGGCGCAATCTGAAAAAAAGAGCATGAAG GAACATCCTTCTAGACAGGCTCCAAAAGGTGAAAATAACATTGAGAGTTCAGGAAGCCCTCGTAGTCGGAAG GTGTCAGCAAGATGGAATCCTGGCGAAGCTTGTAGGCCCATCTTACAGGATGCTCCTGTGTACTATCCAAATGATGAG GAGTTCAAAGATCCACTTGGTTATATTGCAAGCATTCGCCCCTACGCGCAGCCATATGGCATATGCAGGATTGTACCACCTGCATCTTGGAGTCCACCCTGCCCACTTAGAGAGAAGAATGTGTGGGAATTTGCTAAGTTCTCGACTCGAATCCAGCAAGTTGATTTACTTCAGAATAGGGAGCCCATGAAAAAGAAAAAACCGAGAAAGAGGAAAAGACGATGGCACTCAAAGATGGGATCAACGAGGAGACAACCAAGAGCTCTAGGTTCTGAATCAAATACCCAATCGGACAATAGTGATGAGAAGTTCGGGTTTCAGTCAGGGTCTGACTTCACATTTGAGGAATTTCAGATATTTGCCAAAGAGTTTAAAGAGTTCTATTTTGGGATGATGGATACTGAAGATGGAGTCTGTGACAAATTTAAACAGGACAAGGTATGGCAACCGTCCATTGAAGAAATTGAAGGTGAGTATTGGCGCATCATTGAGAAGCCAACAGATGAAGTTGAG GTGTACTATGGAGCTGATCTGGAGACTGGAGTATTCGGCAGTGGATTCCCCCAAGAATCTTTATCTTCAAATGCTAGTTCTTTAAATCAGTATGCGGCTTCTTGTTGGAACTTGAACAACTTACCGCGCCTGCCGTGTTCTGTATTGTGCTTTGAGGAGTGCAATATCTCAGGAGTTCTGATCCCGTGGCTGTATATTGGAATGTGCTTCTCATCATTCTGTTGG CACGTTGAGGACCACCATCTCTATTCTCTAAATTATATGCATTGGGGTGAGCCAAAGATTTGGTATGGAGTGCCAGGAACTCATGCTTCAGCCCTGGAGGATGCAATGAGAAAGCATTTGCCAGATCTGTTTGAAGAGCAACCTGATTTGCTTCACGAACTT GTAACTCAGTTGTCTCCTTCAGTTTTGAAGTCAGAGGGTGTACCAGTGTACCGTGCTGTTCAGAACCCAGGGGAGTTTGTGCTCACATTCCCGAGAGCCTATCATTCTGGATTTAACTGTGGGTTCAACTGCGCGGAGGCCGTTAATCTGGCCCCTGTTGATTGGTTAGAGCATGGACTAACCGCAGTGGAGCTCTACAGCAAGCAACGTCGTAAAACTTCACTTTCACATGATAAGTTGCTTATAGGAGCAGCTAGTGAAGCTATCGAGGCATTGTGGGAGCTCTCTGTTCTTAAGAATCTAAACAGTAGAAACTTGAGATGGAAAAGTTTCTGTGGGAAGGATGGGATGCTGACTAAAGCTATTAAG AGAAGAATTGAGATGGAGAAGGAAAGACTGGAGCGACTTGTACCTCATGTCCGACTTCAAAATATGGATAGAGATTTTGGCTTGAAAGATGAGCAGGAATGCTTTTCTTGCTACTATGACTTACACCTCTCTGCAGTTGGTTGCAAGTGTTCCCCGGAGCAGTTTTCATGTCTTAAACATGCAAATCTTATGTGTTCCTGTAAACCAGAGGACAAAATTATCCTTGTTCGTTATAACATGGATGAATTGAACACATTGGTACAAGCAttggaggggaaattgggtgctATTGAACTATGGGCATCCAAGGTTTCTGGTTTTCGTTCTTTAAATAGGAGACAGCATAATTTTGTGAAGCTGGATTCAGAGGGAGATGGACTGGAAATGGATCCCTCGATGAAAAATGATGACTTACCAGGTTCGTTGAGAGAGCAAAAACATAATGCGAAGAAGCAGTGCAGATCGTTGCATAGTGAGACACATGCATTCTGGTCAGATCAGCAGAAGCATCTTTTATGTGCACCTGAAAACTTGTCAAAAGGTACCAAAGAAGAAGCTCCTGCCACTAATGGTTATCACTTTGATCTAGATTGCAATAGCTTGTCCAATGAGCGCggaaaaaaaacaaataagaCCTCCACATCCATAGCTATACAAGAGATTAATGGTGATTTAAAAGAACCTACAGAAAGAGACAGAGTTATTTTAGTCTGCGATTCTGGATCCTCAGTTTCTCTTGCTACGGAAAAATATCTCCATTTATTCTCTGATGATGCAACCAACTCTTATGCTTCGAATTACAGTAGTGGCAAGAAGTTATTTGGTGTTGATCTTTCCATGTGCTCACTTCGTGTTCGTCAAAATGGAATACTTGACACTGATAAAGATTCCCCGAGCAGCAAAATTTCTGAACAAAAGCTCACCTACCATGTCGACCCGCTAATTTTTGGGTCAATTGTTTCGGGAAGGCTGTGGTGCAATAAGTTGGCCATATTCCCTAAAG GATTTAGAAGCCGTGTTAAGTTCTTTGATGTGCTCAATCCTGTGATAATTAGCTGCTATATATGTGAGATCCTGGATGGTGGGCTCCTCGGACCCTTATTCAAG GTTAGCTTAGAAGAGCATCCAGATGAGAGTTTTGTCGGCTCTTCAGCTCAAAAATGCTGGGAAATGGTTTTGCAGAGAGTCAATAAAGAAATCACAACAAAAAGAAATCTAGGAATGCAAGATCTTCCACCATTGCAACCTGAAGAAAGTATCAACGGGCTCGAAATGTTTGGGTTACTCTCCCCAGACATAGTTCAG TCCATTGAAGCTCTTGACGAAAACCATCAATGCCTCGAGTACTGGAACAATAAGCTAAAACTCAAGGACGGGTGTGAAAATGTCAAAGGGTCTTCAGGTTTATGGAAGTCTATTAACGTTCTAGAGCAGCCTCTCGTGTCAAGATCTGCTGCA
- the LOC107780699 gene encoding lysine-specific demethylase JMJ18 isoform X2: MKKKKPRKRKRRWHSKMGSTRRQPRALGSESNTQSDNSDEKFGFQSGSDFTFEEFQIFAKEFKEFYFGMMDTEDGVCDKFKQDKVWQPSIEEIEGEYWRIIEKPTDEVEVYYGADLETGVFGSGFPQESLSSNASSLNQYAASCWNLNNLPRLPCSVLCFEECNISGVLIPWLYIGMCFSSFCWHVEDHHLYSLNYMHWGEPKIWYGVPGTHASALEDAMRKHLPDLFEEQPDLLHELVTQLSPSVLKSEGVPVYRAVQNPGEFVLTFPRAYHSGFNCGFNCAEAVNLAPVDWLEHGLTAVELYSKQRRKTSLSHDKLLIGAASEAIEALWELSVLKNLNSRNLRWKSFCGKDGMLTKAIKRRIEMEKERLERLVPHVRLQNMDRDFGLKDEQECFSCYYDLHLSAVGCKCSPEQFSCLKHANLMCSCKPEDKIILVRYNMDELNTLVQALEGKLGAIELWASKVSGFRSLNRRQHNFVKLDSEGDGLEMDPSMKNDDLPGSLREQKHNAKKQCRSLHSETHAFWSDQQKHLLCAPENLSKGTKEEAPATNGYHFDLDCNSLSNERGKKTNKTSTSIAIQEINGDLKEPTERDRVILVCDSGSSVSLATEKYLHLFSDDATNSYASNYSSGKKLFGVDLSMCSLRVRQNGILDTDKDSPSSKISEQKLTYHVDPLIFGSIVSGRLWCNKLAIFPKGFRSRVKFFDVLNPVIISCYICEILDGGLLGPLFKVSLEEHPDESFVGSSAQKCWEMVLQRVNKEITTKRNLGMQDLPPLQPEESINGLEMFGLLSPDIVQSIEALDENHQCLEYWNNKLKLKDGCENVKGSSGLWKSINVLEQPLVSRSAAVETGQGSGVKLAADEQQQANSVGSSRNHSSDNELQLVLRRLLSKADPEELKIMHKILCSGSTSPEWRVAFATLTQEIQRNM, from the exons ATGAAAAAGAAAAAACCGAGAAAGAGGAAAAGACGATGGCACTCAAAGATGGGATCAACGAGGAGACAACCAAGAGCTCTAGGTTCTGAATCAAATACCCAATCGGACAATAGTGATGAGAAGTTCGGGTTTCAGTCAGGGTCTGACTTCACATTTGAGGAATTTCAGATATTTGCCAAAGAGTTTAAAGAGTTCTATTTTGGGATGATGGATACTGAAGATGGAGTCTGTGACAAATTTAAACAGGACAAGGTATGGCAACCGTCCATTGAAGAAATTGAAGGTGAGTATTGGCGCATCATTGAGAAGCCAACAGATGAAGTTGAG GTGTACTATGGAGCTGATCTGGAGACTGGAGTATTCGGCAGTGGATTCCCCCAAGAATCTTTATCTTCAAATGCTAGTTCTTTAAATCAGTATGCGGCTTCTTGTTGGAACTTGAACAACTTACCGCGCCTGCCGTGTTCTGTATTGTGCTTTGAGGAGTGCAATATCTCAGGAGTTCTGATCCCGTGGCTGTATATTGGAATGTGCTTCTCATCATTCTGTTGG CACGTTGAGGACCACCATCTCTATTCTCTAAATTATATGCATTGGGGTGAGCCAAAGATTTGGTATGGAGTGCCAGGAACTCATGCTTCAGCCCTGGAGGATGCAATGAGAAAGCATTTGCCAGATCTGTTTGAAGAGCAACCTGATTTGCTTCACGAACTT GTAACTCAGTTGTCTCCTTCAGTTTTGAAGTCAGAGGGTGTACCAGTGTACCGTGCTGTTCAGAACCCAGGGGAGTTTGTGCTCACATTCCCGAGAGCCTATCATTCTGGATTTAACTGTGGGTTCAACTGCGCGGAGGCCGTTAATCTGGCCCCTGTTGATTGGTTAGAGCATGGACTAACCGCAGTGGAGCTCTACAGCAAGCAACGTCGTAAAACTTCACTTTCACATGATAAGTTGCTTATAGGAGCAGCTAGTGAAGCTATCGAGGCATTGTGGGAGCTCTCTGTTCTTAAGAATCTAAACAGTAGAAACTTGAGATGGAAAAGTTTCTGTGGGAAGGATGGGATGCTGACTAAAGCTATTAAG AGAAGAATTGAGATGGAGAAGGAAAGACTGGAGCGACTTGTACCTCATGTCCGACTTCAAAATATGGATAGAGATTTTGGCTTGAAAGATGAGCAGGAATGCTTTTCTTGCTACTATGACTTACACCTCTCTGCAGTTGGTTGCAAGTGTTCCCCGGAGCAGTTTTCATGTCTTAAACATGCAAATCTTATGTGTTCCTGTAAACCAGAGGACAAAATTATCCTTGTTCGTTATAACATGGATGAATTGAACACATTGGTACAAGCAttggaggggaaattgggtgctATTGAACTATGGGCATCCAAGGTTTCTGGTTTTCGTTCTTTAAATAGGAGACAGCATAATTTTGTGAAGCTGGATTCAGAGGGAGATGGACTGGAAATGGATCCCTCGATGAAAAATGATGACTTACCAGGTTCGTTGAGAGAGCAAAAACATAATGCGAAGAAGCAGTGCAGATCGTTGCATAGTGAGACACATGCATTCTGGTCAGATCAGCAGAAGCATCTTTTATGTGCACCTGAAAACTTGTCAAAAGGTACCAAAGAAGAAGCTCCTGCCACTAATGGTTATCACTTTGATCTAGATTGCAATAGCTTGTCCAATGAGCGCggaaaaaaaacaaataagaCCTCCACATCCATAGCTATACAAGAGATTAATGGTGATTTAAAAGAACCTACAGAAAGAGACAGAGTTATTTTAGTCTGCGATTCTGGATCCTCAGTTTCTCTTGCTACGGAAAAATATCTCCATTTATTCTCTGATGATGCAACCAACTCTTATGCTTCGAATTACAGTAGTGGCAAGAAGTTATTTGGTGTTGATCTTTCCATGTGCTCACTTCGTGTTCGTCAAAATGGAATACTTGACACTGATAAAGATTCCCCGAGCAGCAAAATTTCTGAACAAAAGCTCACCTACCATGTCGACCCGCTAATTTTTGGGTCAATTGTTTCGGGAAGGCTGTGGTGCAATAAGTTGGCCATATTCCCTAAAG GATTTAGAAGCCGTGTTAAGTTCTTTGATGTGCTCAATCCTGTGATAATTAGCTGCTATATATGTGAGATCCTGGATGGTGGGCTCCTCGGACCCTTATTCAAG GTTAGCTTAGAAGAGCATCCAGATGAGAGTTTTGTCGGCTCTTCAGCTCAAAAATGCTGGGAAATGGTTTTGCAGAGAGTCAATAAAGAAATCACAACAAAAAGAAATCTAGGAATGCAAGATCTTCCACCATTGCAACCTGAAGAAAGTATCAACGGGCTCGAAATGTTTGGGTTACTCTCCCCAGACATAGTTCAG TCCATTGAAGCTCTTGACGAAAACCATCAATGCCTCGAGTACTGGAACAATAAGCTAAAACTCAAGGACGGGTGTGAAAATGTCAAAGGGTCTTCAGGTTTATGGAAGTCTATTAACGTTCTAGAGCAGCCTCTCGTGTCAAGATCTGCTGCA